The window TACTACCATTATAGCCTAATATGAATCCCTATAACAaaattgggcaagagatctctatttggtcgcatggtttctacacaagcatctaggccaatgggtgagcatgcttgggtatctacccagggggacAGAGGCGTCAcctcacggtgccctgtgaaagggcgtaggaaacaccaccaaatagaaatctttttcccaacaaaattatattgaaacttgaaagacaTAATAAGCAAGCCAAAACAggttattatttattcttcatATAAACTAAGCAGCAATATGTAATACAAATAAGAGAACTGGAAGATATTCAAATCTTGAATTGCTTCTCAACCAAAAGTCTTTGTCCAGACAACTCCATTCTCATTTATCCAATGACAGACTTCAATTTGGCCTGGACCAAAACCTAGCAACTTAAAAGCAAGATGATTTGGATTCCAAGTTGATGTGTCATAGTGGCATGCCATGATCACATGATTCACTTTCTTCTGAGCATATATATCAACTGCATATACTTTTACTTTCTGTAAAACATGGCAATAATAGACTTGAAATGGGAATGGCTGGCTATGACATAAGGCTGGTGATTCAGAAAGATTTCCATATATGAGTTTTACAGCTCCAATTGTGACATTCTCATAAGATCCTTCGATGCTTTCGGTACTCCATACGCGTACATAGTGCCCTAATTCCTCGACGATGAAATCGATAAGATCCTCTGCAGAAGTCGCACAAGTGATTTTCTCACCTTGAATGGGGCTCTTCTCACATATCTTGAGAGTGACTTGAATATATTCATCCATGATTGATTCATCTACCACACCAAAAAGCTTCTTTAATTCCGCAATTCGGGcaaaggaaaatgggatttttgaTGCCAGAGATCGCGGCAAGAATGATTTATATGACATTGGATCCCTTAGATCAGGGATGGACATGATACTTCCCTCTTTCACCATTGACTTCCGGAAATATGGCAATCCCCCTTGCCTGGCAACCGACAGTGGTGTTTCATTTGGAAAATCATATTTCACTTTGGCTTCATTCCATGGGGCTATTGGTGGCAGGGATGGATTGTCCAATGTCTTATTCACCAATGCATTTGTTGAACAAGCAACATTAGCTTGTGTACAAAATGAATGCAGGTGAGAAGCCAACTCATTTTTCTCTACAAGTTTCATATACACTGCCACCTGATGGGGGCTTAGTGAAGAAGCCTTTGCGACTAACCAGTGTGGAGGGTGTGGAAGACCAATATGTTCTTCCCAGTATTGTAAGAATGCAATTTCAGCTTGAGAACCCTACAAATTTATGAGAAATAAACAAGAAGtaaataagataaataaaacaagaacaacCAAAAACCAAGTTGAAATGAATGGATAATGGAAAGGTATCATTTTCTTACACTAAAGTATGCTACCGTCATAAGTCCAAGGAACAGAATCGAATGCTTCATGGTGAAACTGAAACAGAAAATTGAATGAGTTGGGCCTGTTGCATGGAGAGGGGGTGATTGAATTTATAtagaagggaattttttttatcatacaGAACCCGCCCTGAGTCCGTCCTGAGCCCGAGTAGGGCTTGGGTTAAGATATCTTGGCCCTGAGGACGGGTCAGGGttaggaatttctggccctgagtcagggccaGACCGGGCCAGAGTTGAGGACTCGAGctgagcccggcccagcccaacctgaccttgtcttcttttttgtgtttttttctttcttattctctccttctacttctttgtccccttctttctcctttcttccttccttcttcttcctcttcctcttcctcttctttcttcttcttcttcttcttcttcttcttcccatcctGGCCAGCCCATGCTTCTCCCTTCCCTCCCCCATGGTCAGCgccaatcagggtcagtctGGTCTGATCTGAGGGTGGATcagagttggatttttttggccttgagtcagggcctgggcccaactaaggggactcaaggttgggctgggattttataagacccagcccaacccgaccctattgcagctcTAGGCCATataaaaaattatctcctccagttccctacccAGCCTACTTCCCTAGTTCCTTTAATTGgaggatggtggaccccacttgggtagggatagggtggtcattccagcccCCTCCCTCTTTTAGAGGAACTGGAGAACTGGGCCGAACAGAAAACTGGAGGAATAAAGATCCAGGCCATACACCCCATTGTATTATCATTTTCCCTTACATTTTTTgatattcatttgttttcatTATTTCCACAAAAGTTTTACTTTCTAATAGACATTTAAAGCCTTGCAATTGGTCAAATACCTGTCAAAAAATTTTGGCCCacttgccacatggcagatatgGAAGAAACTATTGCTCTGACAAGGCATCTTATTAGATCTTAAATTTGTGGACTTGACGTTTATATCATCATCCATCGATTGCAAGGTTCTCGCCCAGTCttctttttatcataaaaaactcaaaaggttCTCGCCCAGTCTGCTTTTCCATGTGGAGATATGTCACATAAATTGGTTGACAACTAAATTTTGATAGACTTGGGGCAACCATTGAAAATGAAAGGGTACAAACCCTATCATGGTGGGCCATACAATAGAAATGGAGAGTGAAATTTGGATTTTTACATGTAACGAATCTGAAGTGGGGGCTTCCCTTCCAAACAATAATTTCAATAGAGGAACCCTGGTTGATATTTGGAGGACTTGACTAAGTAAACCATAATAAATTTCTTTTCGTATAGGAAAATTGGGTGTAAACTCATTAAACTTGAAGTTGTTATGTATGAACTTTTCAATAAATATTTTTGTTGTAATCTGGACAGTgtaccgcacttgagaggataaaaattcatgtaGTCTTCACTATACAATTGGGTAAGGTCGGGTACTGATTGTGCCCTTTCCAAAGCCACATTTGAACACTTCCCCCAATTCTATCTAtaacaaaattcaaaaaagttgATATGAAGGTATAGATAACAACCAAAATTCACTTTTACAATAAAACCCACTAAAACAATAATGTTTAACATATACAATCCAAAATGTTATGAACTCAACCAATTTCTCCCACTTAAAAAGGtaattgaaaatgaaaacaTAAGAAAAGTGTGTTCAATAAAAGGGACTCGAACATTTCCCTTTTTTAAGGTTATAGATCACTTAATTTCTTTGAAAGGCCTAACTTACCAAAATTTGGGTTTTTAGAAATTTTCTGAAACAATAGCTATCAATCAAAAAGTTGATGTCCTGAAGTGTAATTTAAGTTAGAAGCTTTATTTTTTGTGTGAAGAACTTCCGCCATACGTTTTTTAGGTCAGAAAACCTCCCATATGATTGGCTATAGGAACAATTCAAATCGCCACCCAATTTTGAGACATTCTGGTCAAAATGCATCACCATGGAAGGAAATTTTTAAGAGGATAAATCTTATAGCAAGAATTGGTAAGAAAAATTTAGGCATAGAAAAGATAACACAATTGTTATTCAATGGAAGTTTGGCAGTATATTAATTAAGATGTCTAATATATTCAATAGGCAAATTTTCTCTTTGCAAGCTCtatggcaaaagttttttttactGACAGGTTTTAGAGGGTATCTCTAAATCGGCACAAAGTTTTTCCACATGGAAGGGTGATGTGGTAATTTGGATCATATGAATATTTAGAAAATGGTCTATGGTTGGTCAATCTAAAATTTTAGACCTAGGTCTAAGCATATACCCTTCCATATTCACTTGTATTTGCAGTTGCCTAATCTtctaaaaattgaaatataataaaaaaaaaaataataaaaaaaaaaaaaaaaaacttttctcatctaaaaaaaaaatataaaccccccccccccccccaatcaaaaaaaaaaaaaaccccaactaAACAAAAATccaccaataaaaaaaaaaaaaaaaaccctaaaaaaacaaaaaacaaccccaacaaaaacaaacacaaaaaaatcaCCCTCATCAACCCCCCACAACAcacaaactaaaaaaataaaaatctaaaaaaccccaaattaaaagaaaaaaaaaaaaaaaaatatatttaaaaaattaaaaaagttttaacaaaaaagcaaaaaaaaaaataagaaggtTAAGTATAATTTACAAGTAAAAGTAAAtcccaagaaattaaaataaaataataaaaaattttatattattttataaattattattttttatttaattaaaaaataaaaataaaaaatcaaaaacaaaaaaattaatataataccccccccccccccccccctcccttccccccccctctcctcccccccgcccccccccctcccccccccctcctctctcccCTTATCCCTTCCCtatccc is drawn from Telopea speciosissima isolate NSW1024214 ecotype Mountain lineage chromosome 1, Tspe_v1, whole genome shotgun sequence and contains these coding sequences:
- the LOC122672921 gene encoding polygalacturonase-1 non-catalytic subunit beta-like isoform X1 gives rise to the protein MTTHPILLLGLVTVAYFSGSQAEIAFLQYWEEHIGLPHPPHWLVAKASSLSPHQVAVYMKLVEKNELASHLHSFCTQANVACSTNALVNKTLDNPSLPPIAPWNEAKVKYDFPNETPLSVARQGGLPYFRKSMVKEGSIMSIPDLRDPMSYKSFLPRSLASKIPFSFARIAELKKLFGVVDESIMDEYIQVTLKICEKSPIQGEKITCATSAEDLIDFIVEELGHYVRVWSTESIEGSYENVTIGAVKLIYGNLSESPALCHSQPFPFQVYYCHVLQKVKVYAVDIYAQKKVNHVIMACHYDTSTWNPNHLAFKLLGFGPGQIEVCHWINENGVVWTKTFG
- the LOC122672921 gene encoding polygalacturonase-1 non-catalytic subunit beta-like isoform X2 yields the protein MTVAYFSGSQAEIAFLQYWEEHIGLPHPPHWLVAKASSLSPHQVAVYMKLVEKNELASHLHSFCTQANVACSTNALVNKTLDNPSLPPIAPWNEAKVKYDFPNETPLSVARQGGLPYFRKSMVKEGSIMSIPDLRDPMSYKSFLPRSLASKIPFSFARIAELKKLFGVVDESIMDEYIQVTLKICEKSPIQGEKITCATSAEDLIDFIVEELGHYVRVWSTESIEGSYENVTIGAVKLIYGNLSESPALCHSQPFPFQVYYCHVLQKVKVYAVDIYAQKKVNHVIMACHYDTSTWNPNHLAFKLLGFGPGQIEVCHWINENGVVWTKTFG